One Panicum virgatum strain AP13 chromosome 9K, P.virgatum_v5, whole genome shotgun sequence genomic region harbors:
- the LOC120652283 gene encoding sugar transporter ERD6-like 16, which produces MAIARVAEDVEAGVVGAGGGGGGGEVTEPLLRRCGKGEDAGPKIRDEAEASECGSEGRLQADDGGSLRMVLVSTAVAVCGSFEFGTCVGYSAPTQSGIIDEVGLSISEFAIFGSILTIGAMIGAVTSGRLADFLGRKMTMRISATICMFGWLSIHLAKSAIMLYFGRILLGFSTGVLSYVVPVFIAEIAPKNLRGGLATSNQLLICSGSSATYIIGALVAWRNLVLVGLLPCVLLLGGLFFIPESPRWLANVGREKEFHASLQKLRGEDADISEEAIEIKEYIESLRSFPKARLEDLFLSKNIYAVIVGVGLMIFQQLGGINGVGFYASYIFSSAGFSGKLGAILIGIIQIPITLFGAILMDRSGRRVLLMVSASGTFLGCFLTGISFYLKAQGLFPEWVPTLALSGILVYIGAYSIGMGPVPWVVMSEIFSINMKAIGGSLVTLVSWLGSFAISYSFSFLMDWSSAGTFFMFSAASLVTILFVAKLVPETKGRTLEQIQDSLNSRR; this is translated from the exons ATGGCCATCGCGCGGGTCGCCGAGGATGTGGAGGCCGGGGTggtcggggccggcggcggcggcggcggcggcgaggtcacgGAGCCGCTGCTCCGGCGCTGCGGCAAGGGGGAGGACGCGGGCCCCAAGATCCGGGACGAGGCGGAGGCGTCCGAGTGCGGGAGCGAGGGGCGCCTGCAGGCGGACGACGGAGGGTCCCTGCGGATGGTCCTCGtctccaccgccgtcgccgtctgcgGCTCCTTCGAGTTCGGCACCTGC GTCGGCTATTCTGCGCCCACGCAGTCAGGGATCATAGATGAAGTGGGGCTATCTATCTCTGAG TTTGCAATTTTTGGATCTATATTGACAATTGGAGCGATGATTGGTGCCGTTACCAGTGGGCGCCTAGCAGATTTTCTTGGACGTAAAATG ACCATGCGGATATCAGCTACTATTTGCATGTTTGGTTGGCTTTCTATACATTTGGCTAAG AGTGCTATCATGCTCTATTTCGGCAGAATCTTGTTGGGCTTTAGTACTGGAGTTCTTTCTTATGTG GTGCCTGTGTTCATAGCTGAAATAGCACCGAAGAATCTCCGAGGGGGGCTTGCAACTTCAAACCAG TTGTTGATATGTTCTGGAAGCTCAGCTACCTACATAATAGGGGCCCTGGTTGCATGGCGCAATTTGGTACTAGTGG GTTTATTGCCTTGTGTCCTCCTGCTAGGTGGTCTTTTCTTCATTCCGGAGTCTCCAAGGTGGCTA GCTAATGTCGGAAGGGAAAAAGAATTTCACGCCTCATTGCAAAAGTTGCGAGGAGAGGATGCTGACATATCTGAAGAAGCAATTGAGATTAAA GAGTATATTGAATCACTCCGTAGCTTTCCGAAGGCCAGGCTTGAAGATTTGTTTCTCAGCAAAAATATATATGCTGTCATT GTGGGTGTTGGCTTGATGATTTTTCAGCAACTGGGAGGGATAAATGGTGTCGGCTTCTATGCAAGCTATATCTTCAGTTCTGCAG GATTTTCTGGAAAACTTGGAGCCATCTTGATTGGCATTATTCAG ATTCCAATCACATTGTTTGGAGCCATTCTCATGGATAGGAGTGGAAGAAGGGTTCTTCTGATG GTCTCCGCATCTGGAACATTTTTGGGCTGCTTCCTGACTGGGATATCCTTCTACCTAAAG GCACAAGGACTTTTCCCAGAATGGGTTCCCACATTGGCTCTTTCCGGCATACTG GTGTACATAGGGGCATACTCGATTGGAATGGGTCCTGTCCCATGGGTAGTCATGTCTGAG ATATTCTCAATCAACATGAAAGCAATTGGTGGAAGTTTGGTGACCCTTGTTAGCTGGTTGGGTTCCTTCGCGATTTCTTACTCGTTTAGCTTCCTCATGGACTGGAGCTCTGCAG GGACCTTCTTCATGTTCTCTGCAGCCAGCTTGGTCACTATACTCTTTGTGGCGAAGCTGGTCCCTGAGACCAAGGGAAGAACACTTGAGCAGATTCAAGACTCTCTAAACTCCAGAAGATAA